Proteins encoded within one genomic window of Brassica rapa cultivar Chiifu-401-42 chromosome A09, CAAS_Brap_v3.01, whole genome shotgun sequence:
- the LOC103865791 gene encoding acidic endochitinase produces the protein MSNIEFPKHVLFFVFFLIFLLIKSSDACGGIAIYWGQNGNEGNLSSTCATGRYAYVNVAFLVKFGNGQTPELNLAGHCNPAANTCTHFGSQVKDCQSRGIKVMLSLGGGIGNYSIGSREDAKVVANYLWNNFLGGKSSSRPLGDAVLDGIDFNIELGSPQYYDDLARFLSKYGVRGRKVYLTGAPQCPFPDRLMGSALNTELFDYVWVQFYNNAPCQYTSGNTKSLFDSWNTWTTSVTAQKIFLGLPAAPQAAGSGYIPPDILISQILPTLKESKKYGGIMLWSKFWDDQNGYSSSILASV, from the exons ATGAGTAACATAGAATTTCCCAAACATGTTTtattctttgtcttcttcttaaTCTTCCTTCTTATCAAATCCTCTGATGCATGCGGAGGCATAGCCATCTACTGGGGCCAAAACGGCAACGAAGGTAATCTCTCGTCCACATGTGCCACCGGCAGATATGCTTACGTCAACGTCGCCTTTCTTGTGAAATTCGGAAACGGCCAAACGCCGGAGCTCAACCTTGCCGGCCACTGCAACCCTGCTGCCAACACTTGCACCCATTTTGGCTCTCAGGTCAAAGATTGTCAGTCTCGTGGCATCAAG gtTATGTTGTCTCTCGGTGGCGGAATCGGAAACTATTCGATTGGGTCGAGGGAGGACGCGAAAGTGGTTGCAAATTACCTGTGGAACAACTTTTTGGGAGGAAAGTCATCGTCACGTCCCTTGGGTGATGCTGTTCTTGATGGTATTGATTTCAATATCGAGCTTGGGTCCCCTCAGTACTATGATGATCTCGCTCG GTTTCTCTCTAAATATGGCGTCAGAGGAAGAAAAGTGTATCTAACAGGAGCTCCTCAGTGTCCATTTCCAGACAGATTAATGGGAAGTGCACTTAATACCGAACTTTTCGACTACGTCTGGGTCCAATTCTACAACAATGCACCGTGTCAATACACTTCTGGGAACACCAAAAGCCTATTCGATTCGTGGAACACGTGGACCACTTCGGTCACTGCTCAAAAAATATTTCTAGGTCTCCCGGCGGCTCCTCAAGCGGCCGGAAGTGGGTATATTCCACCGGATATATTAATTTCTCAGATTCTTCCAACACTAAAGGAGTCTAAGAAGTATGGAGGTATAATGCTTTGGTCTAAATTTTGGGATGATCAAAATGGATATAGTTCATCCATATTGGCTAGTGTGTGA
- the LOC103865821 gene encoding arabinogalactan protein 41: MSVSRLFFGVLTILAVVSSILLSMAHAQSAAPAPAPTSDGTTIDQGIAYLLMLVALVLTYLIH, from the exons atgtcgGTTTCAAGGCTTTTCTTCGGAGTTCTTACAATCCTAGCTGTAGTTTCCTCTATTTTGTTGTCAATGGCACATGCTCAATCAGCAGCTCCTGCTCCAGCTCCGACAAGCGATG GAACAACAATAGACCAAGGCATAGCATATCTCCTTATGTTGGTGGCATTGGTCCTTACTTATCTCATCCATTGA
- the LOC103865761 gene encoding S-type anion channel SLAH3 has product MEERSSCVQIQVEEELPTLLRRATAEEMLGFDNYKESNLPLPHFVSRFHHSHASTTNLNGQEASREAMEETTPWMMPKHQRKPSLSMPTSPNVLMISDPTSSSSDNNNNNIGASTGKSVKFISQPMTKVSSLYMETGNDDDDRRRHDHHHHLGGRLQNQNPAMHKLKDHRYNSFKTWSGKLERQFTRKPASIEPETPNRAKENLNTHEAMPVDRYYDALEGPELETLRPQEEIVLPSEQTWPFLLRYPISTFGMCLGVSSQAIMWKTLATAEPTKFLHIPLWINEALWFISVALILTIATIYLLKIILYFEAVRREYYHPIRINFFFAPFISLLFLALGVPPSIAKELPQFLWYLLMFPFICLELKIYGQWMSGGQRRLSRVANPTNHLSIVGNFVGALLGASMGLREGPIFFYAVGMAHYLVLFVTLYQRLPTNETLPKDLHPVFFLFVAAPSVASMAWAKITDSFDYGSKVCYFIAIFLYFSLAVRINFFRGIKFSLSWWAYTFPMTGAAIATIRYATVVRSTMTQVMCVILCAIATLVVFALLVTTIIHAFVTCELFPNDYAIAISNRPRPKQTSHHRWLDQLRNVSSENIENYLKFTDSDSSHSNDLEAGNGKAQESDSA; this is encoded by the exons atggAGGAGAGATCAAGTTGTGTGCAAATACAAGTAGAAGAGGAGCTGCCAACTTTACTAAGAAGAGCCACAGCAGAAGAAATGCTTGGCTTTGACAATTACAAAGAGAGTAATCTTCCCCTTCCTCATTTCGTCAGTCGTTTTCATCATTCTCATGCCTCCACAACTAATttg AATGGTCAAGAAGCATCAAGAGAAGCAATGGAAGAGACTACACCATGGATGATGCCCAAACACCAAAGGAAACCATCTCTTTCGATGCCAACTTCACCAAATGTTCTCATGATCTCCGATccgacatcttcttcttccgacaacaacaacaacaacattggTGCGTCAACTGGCAAATCCGTTAAGTTCATCTCTCAGCCGATGACCAAAGTCTCATCTCTCTACATGGAAACCGGCAACGATGATGATGACCGTCGTCgtcatgatcatcatcatcatctgggCGGTCGTCTTCAAAATCAAAACCCGGCGATGCATAAGCTTAAGGATCACAGGTACAACTCGTTCAAGACATGGTCAGGGAAACTAGAGAGACAGTTTACAAGAAAACCAGCTTCTATTGAACCGGAAACACCAAACCGGGCAAAGGAGAATTTAAATACACATGAAGCCATGCCTGTGGACCGTTACTATGATGCCTTGGAAGGTCCTGAACTAGAGACTCTTCGg CCTCAAGAAGAAATTGTTCTACCAAGTGAACAAACATGGCCGTTTCTCCTACGTTACCCAATATCCACCTTTGGTATGTGCCTTGGAGTGAGCAGCCAAGCCATTATGTGGAAAACCCTAGCCACGGCCGAGCCAACCAAGTTCCTCCACATACCACTCTGGATCAACGAGGCTCTCTGGTTCATCTCAGTCGCTTTAATCCTCACCATCGCCACCATATACCTCCTCAAAATCATCCTTTACTTCGAAGCCGTACGCCGAGAATACTACCATCCCATCAGGATCAACTTCTTCTTCGCCCCTTTCATTTCTTTACTCTTCTTAGCACTCGGTGTCCCACCTTCCATAGCTAAGGAGTTGCCACAGTTCCTTTGGTACCTCCTCATGTTTCCTTTCATATGTCTCGAGCTCAAGATCTACGGACAATGGATGTCGGGTGGCCAACGCAGGCTGTCCCGAGTCGCTAACCCAACGAACCATCTCTCAATCGTTGGGAACTTTGTGGGGGCGTTGCTTGGTGCAAGCATGGGGCTAAGGGAAGGACCGATATTCTTTTATGCAGTTGGGATGGCTCATTACTTGGTTTTGTTTGTGACACTCTACCAAAGACTACCGACCAATGAGACTTTACCTAAAGATCTTCACCCTGTGTTCTTTCTCTTTGTCGCGGCTCCAAGTGTAGCTTCCATGGCTTGGGCTAAGATCACAGACTCCTTTGACTATGGCTCCAAAGTTTGTTACTTCATCGCCATCTTCCTCTACTTCTCCTTG GCTGTACGGATTAATTTCTTTCGTGGAATCAA attttcGTTGTCTTGGTGGGCGTATACATTTCCAATGACCGGAGCTGCAATTGCGACCATCAGGTACGCAACAGTAGTAAGGAGCACTATGACTCAAGTCATGTGTGTGATCCTCTGTGCCATTGCTACACTAGTCGTTTTCGCACTGCTCGTGACCACCATCATCCATGCATTCGTCACCTGCGAACTTTTCCCCAATGATTACGCCATAGCCATCAGCAACCGCCCGAGGCCCAAACAGACTAGCCACCACCGGTGGCTCGACCAACTGAGAAACGTGAGCTCAGAGAACATCGAGAATTACTTGAAATTCACGGACTCGGACAGCAGTCATAGTAATGATCTAGAAGCTGGTAATGGCAAAGCTCAAGAGAGTGATTCCGCATAA
- the LOC103865802 gene encoding inactive leucine-rich repeat receptor-like serine/threonine-protein kinase At5g24100, translated as MSRRLSIFYSVLLLIFASPSLLSPVTGDLAGDRQALLDFLNNITHPRSLAWNASSPICATWSGVTCNRDSTRVTALHLPGASLLGTLPPGTISRLSELEILSLRSNGLRGPFPIDFLQLKKLKAITLSNNKFSGPLPSDYTTWMNLTVLDLFGNRFNGSIPSGLANLTGLLSLNLAENELSGEIPDLNLPGLRRLNVSNNNLTGSVPKSLKRFGHSSFSGNNLTYDDTSPPVGSPAQKEKEQEEDKHGIYISEPAILGIAITGCFLIFFVIAVLIIICYVKRKKRQETKPETLTPAKANPKNLPSEKEVSKSRKEMNIEDMEEKSEFNRIVFFEGNNLAFNLEDLLTSSAEFLGKGTFGMTYKAVLGDAKVIAVKRFKDVSVSRKDFKHQMEIVGNIRHENVAPLRAYVCSKEEKLMVFDYYPRGSLSVLLHGKNGNEDHVPLDWETRLRFLIGLAKGLAHLHTQHKLAHGDIKSSNVFLNSKGYGCISETGLALLTNPVIRADSSARTEKRYRAPEAYDTRRSTPESDIYGFGILTLETLSGRSSMDDKKEDIELVVWMNKVLAEQWTGEVFDLELVKTPNIEAKLLQMIDLVQLCTNRVPAKRPEIAKVVEILEEIERE; from the exons ATGAGTAGAAGACTTTCCATCTTCTACTCTGTGTTACTTCTCATCTTTGCATCACCGTCCCTGCTTTCTCCCGTCACCGGGGACCTCGCCGGAGACAGACAAGCCCTTCTTGACTTCCTCAACAACATCACTCACCCACGGTCTCTAGCGTGGAACGCAAGCAGCCCAATATGCGCCACGTGGTCAGGCGTCACGTGCAATAGAGACAGCACACGTGTCACCGCCCTTCACTTGCCAGGAGCGAGTCTTCTCGGAACTCTTCCTCCTGGAACCATCAGCCGTCTATCGGAGCTTGAGATTCTAAGTCTCCGATCCAACGGGTTACGTGGCCCCTTCCCAATAGATTTCTTGCAGCTCAAGAAACTAAAAGCTATTACCCTAAGCAACAACAAGTTCTCCGGTCCATTACCCTCTGACTACACTACGTGGATGAACCTCACCGTTCTTGACCTGTTTGGTAACCGGTTTAACGGTAGCATCCCCTCGGGACTAGCAAACCTAACCGGACTCTTGTCGCTAAACTTGGCTGAAAATGAACTTTCCGGTGAGATCCCTGATCTTAACCTCCCCGGTCTACGCAGACTTAACGTATCCAACAACAACCTCACTGGATCAGTACCAAAGTCTTTGAAAAGATTCGGACACTCATCTTTTTCCGGCAACAACTTAACTTACGACGACACCTCTCCTCCGGTTGGTTCACCGGCGcagaaagagaaagaacaagaagaagacaaacaCGGGATCTACATCTCTGAGCCAGCTATACTAGGGATAGCAATAACCGGTTGCTTCTTGATATTCTTTGTAATTGCGGTTTTGATAATCATTTGCTAcgtgaagagaaagaagagacaaGAAACCAAACCAGAGACGCTTACACCGGCTAAGGCAAATCCAAAAAACCTACCAAGTGAAAAAGAAGTTTCTAAATCAAGAAAAGAGATGAACATAGAAGATATGGAGGAGAAGAGTGAATTTAACAGAATAGTTTTCTTTGAAGGAAACAATCTTGCTTTTAATTTGGAAGACTTGTTGACATCTTCGGCTGAGTTTCTAGGGAAAGGCACTTTTGGGATGACCTACAAAGCGGTTCTTGGAGATGCCAAGGTCATCGCGGTGAAGCGATTTAAGGATGTGTCGGTGTCAAGAAAGGATTTCAAACATCAGATGGAGATCGTTGGAAACATTAGGCATGAGAACGTTGCTCCTTTGAGAGCTTACGTGTGTTCCAAGGAAGAGAAGCTTATGGTCTTTGATTACTATCCGAGAGGAAGTCTCTCTGTTCTTCTTCATG GCAAGAATGGCAACGAGGACCACGTTCCGTTGGACTGGGAAACGCGGTTAAGATTCCTGATCGGATTAGCAAAAGGATTAGCTCACTTACACACACAACACAAGCTCGCACATGGCGACATCAAATCTTCCAATGTCTTTTTGAACTCCAAAGGATATGGATGTATATCAGAAACCGGTTTAGCTCTCCTAACCAACCCGGTCATCAGAGCAGACTCATCAGCCAGAACGGAAAAACGTTACCGTGCCCCGGAAGCATACGACACAAGGAGATCGACTCCGGAATCAGACATATATGGTTTTGGAATCTTGACGTTGGAAACTCTTAGCGGAAGATCGAGTATGGATGATAAAAAGGAAGACATAGAGCTGGTGGTATGGATGAATAAGGTTTTGGCAGAACAATGGACAGGTGAAGTGTTTGATTTGGAGCTTGTGAAGACTCCCAACATTGAAGCAAAGTTGCTTCAGATGATAGACTTAGTTCAGCTTTGTACGAATAGGGTTCCAGCGAAGAGACCGGAGATAGCGAAGGTGGTTGAGATATTGGAAGAGATTGAGAGGGAATAA